The proteins below come from a single Candidatus Binatia bacterium genomic window:
- a CDS encoding cytochrome c, giving the protein MTFAFAPQARAGDGDARETPPSQPFAEGKLVFEAKGCARCHNVWGSNGEAHVGPDLGRTGSWRDIMQFAGALWNHTPTMVEKMRAQQMERPKLSPDEMGTLAGYLFFAKFLGEPGDIERGKNLFEQRACTRCHQLGGRGGTAGPRLDELRPYMSSFFLAQALWNHGPTMATKMEELKVIRPRFEDDDAAHLVAFLRSDAPGAAPLELAYAQAGNPRTGKTLFQEKGCIKCHAIGGTGGTVGPDLGQPRPQLHVAQMVGALWNHGPTMWAKMKDLGVPFPKLTDTEMSDLFAYLYYVQYMGQSGNVARGNDLFREKSCSGCHAAGGEGSKVGPDLAVPDAVRSPLHWASAMWNHAPEMGKKIIETHSSWPRFDDDQMRDLVEFLRSRSHGK; this is encoded by the coding sequence ATGACGTTCGCGTTCGCGCCACAAGCGCGCGCCGGGGACGGTGACGCGCGCGAGACACCGCCCAGCCAGCCGTTTGCCGAGGGCAAGCTCGTCTTCGAGGCCAAGGGCTGCGCCCGCTGCCACAACGTTTGGGGCAGCAATGGCGAGGCACATGTGGGTCCGGACCTCGGGCGCACCGGGTCCTGGCGTGACATCATGCAGTTTGCGGGTGCGTTGTGGAACCACACGCCCACGATGGTCGAGAAGATGCGTGCGCAGCAGATGGAGCGCCCGAAGCTTTCACCGGATGAGATGGGTACGCTCGCTGGCTATCTGTTTTTCGCGAAATTCCTTGGCGAGCCGGGCGACATCGAGCGGGGAAAGAACCTTTTCGAGCAGCGTGCGTGCACGCGCTGCCATCAGCTCGGCGGACGCGGCGGCACCGCGGGGCCACGGCTCGACGAACTCAGACCCTACATGTCGTCTTTCTTCCTGGCCCAAGCCTTGTGGAACCACGGCCCGACAATGGCGACAAAGATGGAAGAACTCAAGGTCATCCGGCCCCGCTTTGAGGATGACGACGCGGCGCACTTGGTGGCCTTCCTTCGCAGCGATGCGCCAGGAGCTGCCCCGCTGGAGTTGGCCTACGCCCAAGCCGGCAACCCACGAACAGGCAAGACTCTCTTCCAGGAAAAGGGATGCATCAAATGCCACGCGATCGGCGGGACCGGCGGCACCGTGGGTCCCGACCTCGGTCAGCCACGGCCGCAGCTCCATGTGGCGCAGATGGTGGGCGCGCTGTGGAACCACGGCCCGACGATGTGGGCAAAAATGAAGGACCTCGGCGTGCCGTTCCCCAAGCTTACGGACACCGAGATGTCGGACCTCTTCGCTTACCTGTACTACGTCCAATACATGGGGCAGAGCGGCAACGTGGCGCGGGGCAACGACCTCTTCCGCGAAAAATCCTGCTCCGGGTGTCACGCTGCCGGGGGCGAGGGGTCAAAGGTGGGGCCCGATCTCGCGGTTCCGGACGCTGTTCGGTCGCCCCTCCACTGGGCCTCGGCGATGTGGAACCACGCACCTGAAATGGGAAAGAAGATTATCGAGACACATTCCTCCTGGCCACGATTCGACGACGACCAGATGCGCGATCTGGTCGAGTTCCTGCGGTCGCGTAGCCACGGCAAGTGA
- a CDS encoding type II toxin-antitoxin system VapC family toxin — protein sequence MPTAFVLDTDVCIDLIRGHSPPEGSESGRVPLDASVISSVTLAELEVGVAKAPAPSRPRRQLDDFLGQVVVADFGAAAASHYGAIRAHLEKKGTVIGALDMLIAAHARSRGASLVTANLREFRRVPGLKCIGWKRTARNSAR from the coding sequence ATGCCCACCGCTTTCGTCCTCGATACCGATGTGTGCATCGACCTGATTCGAGGCCATAGTCCACCCGAGGGCTCAGAGAGTGGGCGCGTGCCTCTTGACGCCAGCGTCATCTCCAGCGTCACGTTAGCGGAGCTCGAAGTGGGCGTCGCCAAGGCGCCAGCGCCGAGCCGGCCGCGGCGACAACTTGACGACTTCTTGGGGCAGGTGGTTGTTGCCGACTTCGGCGCGGCTGCTGCCAGTCATTACGGAGCAATCCGGGCGCATCTGGAGAAGAAAGGCACCGTCATCGGTGCGCTCGACATGTTGATCGCGGCCCACGCCCGGAGCCGTGGCGCCAGCCTGGTAACCGCAAATCTGCGCGAGTTTCGGCGTGTCCCTGGGTTGAAGTGCATCGGTTGGAAGCGAACCGCTCGGAACAGCGCCCGCTGA
- a CDS encoding DUF456 family protein: MGTLLHVIGLLLLLTAGVASLTSLLLGLPGTLFIVIAALVYGWATGFAAVTWSTVGWLFLLAVVGEGGEFFAGAAGAAGERPSRRVMVGALAGGVVGGLAGTPLLFGVGSLLGALVGAFAGAALAVISEGGTMTSALSTGLAAFRGRLLGFVFKAAIAVVMLVVLAAAVL, encoded by the coding sequence ATGGGGACGCTCCTCCACGTCATCGGCCTGCTGCTCCTGTTGACTGCCGGTGTGGCCTCTCTGACGTCGTTGCTGCTCGGACTGCCAGGAACGCTTTTCATCGTTATCGCGGCGCTGGTGTATGGGTGGGCGACCGGATTCGCGGCGGTCACCTGGTCGACCGTCGGCTGGCTGTTTCTGCTGGCGGTGGTCGGCGAGGGCGGCGAGTTCTTTGCCGGTGCAGCTGGTGCGGCCGGCGAGCGGCCTTCGCGGCGCGTCATGGTTGGCGCGCTGGCCGGTGGAGTTGTCGGTGGCTTGGCCGGTACGCCATTGCTGTTTGGGGTCGGTTCGCTGCTGGGCGCCCTTGTCGGCGCGTTCGCCGGTGCGGCACTCGCTGTCATCTCGGAGGGTGGAACGATGACCTCGGCACTGTCGACGGGACTGGCGGCCTTCCGTGGCCGGCTGCTGGGTTTTGTATTCAAGGCAGCCATCGCCGTGGTGATGCTCGTGGTGCTGGCCGCCGCAGTCTTGTGA
- a CDS encoding NAD(P)/FAD-dependent oxidoreductase, translated as MAGLAAARELARTGVPVCVVEAGDRIGGRVYSRRDFCGEPVEAGAEFIHGVGAETWPDVRAAGLTARPCPHIRDTMFNIGYGAHWLPFVLLHPGLWPTFTILRHLARHKPPDISAREFIERRGYRGRARILAQMVLTAHLPGSIDEVGVLGLVEDGVLKLETGVNHRVVEGYDRLAEHIGRGVDLRRGFAVQTVHWGADGVAIRSSDGRELSARAAVCTLPVGVLKSGAVRFIPELPESKRDALRCLEMGPVLKILLRFEERFWPRKLALLGCGVGPVTLYWPVFYGTDDKPPVLTAYCTGPRAAALGKVSEEEAAAIAVKDLRTHFPKAAPKLVTFHRIDWAADPLACGGYTFLRPGGTGARTRLAAANTGSLFWAGSAAATRTIADTVEGAFVSGLRVASEVRAFLERP; from the coding sequence GTGGCGGGCCTCGCCGCCGCGCGCGAATTGGCGCGAACTGGGGTGCCCGTATGCGTTGTCGAGGCCGGCGACAGAATCGGCGGGCGGGTCTACTCTCGGCGCGACTTCTGCGGCGAGCCTGTGGAGGCGGGTGCGGAATTCATCCACGGCGTCGGGGCGGAAACCTGGCCTGACGTGCGTGCGGCCGGACTCACGGCGCGCCCGTGCCCACACATCCGAGACACGATGTTCAACATCGGATACGGCGCGCACTGGCTTCCGTTCGTGCTCCTCCATCCTGGTCTCTGGCCGACCTTCACCATCCTCCGCCATCTCGCGCGGCACAAACCTCCCGACATCTCGGCGCGAGAATTCATCGAGCGCCGCGGCTATCGCGGGCGCGCCAGGATTCTGGCGCAAATGGTGCTCACCGCACACTTGCCGGGCAGCATTGACGAGGTCGGCGTGCTTGGCTTGGTCGAAGACGGGGTCTTGAAACTCGAAACCGGCGTGAATCACCGCGTGGTGGAGGGCTATGATCGGCTGGCCGAGCACATTGGTCGGGGTGTAGACCTTCGGCGCGGCTTTGCCGTGCAAACGGTTCACTGGGGCGCCGATGGTGTTGCCATCCGTTCGTCGGACGGCCGTGAGCTGTCCGCGCGCGCCGCCGTCTGCACCCTGCCAGTCGGCGTGCTCAAATCAGGCGCGGTGCGCTTCATTCCCGAACTGCCGGAGAGTAAGCGCGATGCGCTCCGCTGCTTGGAGATGGGTCCGGTCCTCAAGATCCTGCTCCGCTTCGAAGAGCGGTTCTGGCCCAGGAAACTGGCCCTGCTCGGCTGTGGTGTCGGACCGGTCACGCTCTACTGGCCGGTATTCTACGGCACAGACGACAAGCCGCCCGTGCTGACGGCGTACTGCACCGGGCCGCGGGCCGCGGCTCTCGGTAAGGTCAGCGAGGAGGAAGCTGCTGCGATTGCGGTGAAAGATCTGCGCACGCATTTCCCCAAGGCGGCACCGAAATTGGTTACTTTCCACCGGATCGACTGGGCGGCCGATCCGCTGGCCTGCGGCGGCTACACGTTTCTGCGCCCGGGAGGCACGGGCGCGCGAACGCGCCTTGCGGCGGCGAATACGGGGTCGCTGTTCTGGGCCGGTTCAGCTGCCGCTACACGGACCATTGCCGACACCGTGGAAGGCGCCTTTGTCAGTGGCTTGCGGGTAGCCTCGGAGGTGCGGGCTTTCCTTGAGCGCCCGTAA
- a CDS encoding AbrB/MazE/SpoVT family DNA-binding domain-containing protein, with translation MKTAKLFKHGGSQAVRLPKDFRLEGTEVLVERRGEAVVLRPKPKIKTLADLARHMRHRFPAGSDFPGREQPKVQQKRDLRFE, from the coding sequence ATGAAAACGGCCAAGCTCTTCAAGCATGGAGGCAGTCAGGCGGTGCGCTTGCCGAAAGACTTTCGGCTCGAGGGCACTGAGGTCCTCGTCGAGAGGCGAGGTGAGGCGGTCGTCCTGCGTCCGAAGCCGAAGATCAAGACCCTCGCAGACCTGGCGCGTCACATGCGGCATCGGTTCCCCGCGGGTAGCGACTTCCCTGGGCGGGAGCAACCGAAGGTGCAGCAGAAGCGAGACCTGCGGTTCGAGTAA